A single genomic interval of Stieleria maiorica harbors:
- a CDS encoding choice-of-anchor M domain-containing protein gives MSTFRFGRWSRSRSHAKGRGLRPATRRRASRLEQLERRQLLAAELENLLTTQHVDLNLQHESGQWQLGVEADETGGKVHYTNDQALLYAGSPARVVMPEGAPLDFVGVDPGENFYLLPQSQAQNAEALFLGVAGYGLDDTVDRYDASAESKGRTGAQQVRWAKAALADVRHVNPDGSAGSGEFSMWQSGVFGQTVVFMSSFDDGVANANALGLDTTDGISADDAVWISTGSHAHYNFGFTQPGRYEVDLRLSAYFGDDNSTTPNSAGFSQSDPITVYFSVESVGQVQFDASSYSVDEDAGTASIDVVRTGGSDGRISVNYATGDATAVADSDYTPMSGEIVLADGQTRKTIEIPILDDATAEGDESFHVGLMTPLPAGIDTYLRQSEDDANGLLGDVVSTTVTIRANDGSFGVTGIQESYLPGEVLQARIAGVTLEEGQEVQWRIRPAGTDFSGTVLSRFVPETNTPDARAGLLDMQLDASFDGYELVAAVMQDFQAIATTKWAGPITVSNAVEPLSITYNGPTPFRIGETASLVATGRELVEGESLKVVINASLDHYALWRSARGYDQIDARTFAFEPPSNNLYPLALQVIRDGLVVAQSESFEVDAERVEFFFEGMQPVYRAGQTFSAMITVDPDLGDKVTYSWAMYDDDQNPMKVAQGEAGRTFEMPLTADLDGQRMYIQARVAYESGNTALVGGAYPYLTVIDNASDQLFLFSSLPDHYHQGSPVDLQLFADPGLGEGDSIAWQWRWPGMDWETMPGAEGLNHQLTAEQAMDGLEVRATLTFANSNFDPMAAGPVTIEIDDHGSAPLQQPTVTGELSVIGDNLVTLTRQLPTDVGTILTSHLWERKGAGESTFSPVAGQSGSTLTFAATMADDGAEYRVSILKPDGTVAYGPSPAVVLDVTTGPHPAAVVPFALPATLSTAPAGPTGAALADLDGDGDEDLLVPSFGSVAWLPLDAGTFGASITVAAVGADEAVAGDLDGDGDLDVIVAETGVGLAWYPNDGSGTFGSRHVIVDLPGVSPGTLGVSLADLDGDGDLDAVANNREPGEVTWYANDGSGNFAMAAALPFDVPYTFGLAFADLDGDGDQDVAAANFPLNQILWAANDGDGNFGLTLTVTSELTGPFSVIAVDLDGDSDLDLVSASYDDKVAVYENDGSGNFGPQQILTTAVLTPYRLTAEDLNGDGGVDVIVGSGANGDVVWLPGNGAGEFEAARTIVSTGGTAVMATPVVDLDGDGDKDVLAAAYATAVMSIENRTGESATAVFAPAAGTYRTGQYVNVGVYFGSPVTVTGSPFIPGTVGGSAVEFAYVGGSGTNTLTFRYVVPAGAADSDGIELGTSIDPNGGTLVDVVGEVITGNDLNVPATDLSGVLIDGVAPLVTSITRIDTNPTVARSVSFRVEFDQSVSGVDTTDFDVTADGVAGASVTAVEGSGTTYVVTVGTGFGSGTIRLDVLLHATVTNVGGNSLGSGFTGGQVYTLNRRPERTLSTFYTAGHADLGVNFVDGGWKLSIHADDPEGDYATDEILTIAGPSSAETVPSGSQWDFLGSTDGTVFVLPASPTADLPFLGLGAEETTPGTFAAYLVDDPRVGTTSRWIKLDLMDVRGPAGGEFSMYSIGSEGPRVWMASADGLDALDSYWLREGSHDHTNMAFTEAGFYEIDVVASGFLDANGNGTLDPGMDPYTESGVTTLYFQVNESGEPTPVTLPAEVESIDVQLVPVALPSDASLADLPAGIDSIPVGESYFVEVWVQDRSGQIGGIAGGRIDIQYTTDLLDALQLTNESFDVLQSGEIDDAAGLIDDFGGGTLIQQQALAPQWARLGYVEVVATSAGDAEYRLLPGSLQFATFGGGNVGFDDVDLSDIATVTHTESLQLDFAVVREPSATRGDGSTARVPDSVSYVHEWEPFYVEVYLSNVTEMAGVETIAFDLSYDTSITTAMKFKPGPSFEFSNGLPLLDDIAGMISNIQLIATDPGLGTEPVLVGHVLFSPTDSDDVAVDEAGTQILGPQGIGLAASAVADVAGQEVNVVAGAAPPTAMWAVPYDVDDSDSIDFADFAVFAAAFGQTVGDAEPPFARWADFDGSGLVDYDDLAYFDANQGLTVDGFERLMFSSAYPTPEFDLPLPSPPPELTQATLETFSSFGPFSNGNDAYDVDNSGETSPRDALLVINALASQTNARPFFLDVNGDGQTSPMDALWVINRLSRLQSERASATDEALSTLGVSAMSLTSESLMSEDSEDDELIELIAADQQLF, from the coding sequence TGGCCGACGTCAGGCATGTGAATCCCGACGGCTCGGCGGGGTCGGGGGAATTCTCGATGTGGCAGTCGGGAGTCTTCGGCCAGACGGTGGTGTTCATGTCCTCGTTTGACGACGGCGTCGCCAACGCAAACGCGTTGGGGCTGGACACGACCGACGGCATCTCCGCAGACGACGCCGTTTGGATCTCGACGGGAAGCCACGCGCATTACAATTTCGGCTTCACGCAGCCGGGGCGCTATGAAGTCGACCTGCGATTGTCCGCCTACTTCGGCGATGATAATTCGACGACTCCCAACAGTGCGGGTTTTAGTCAAAGCGATCCGATCACCGTCTATTTCTCCGTCGAGAGCGTCGGACAGGTGCAGTTCGATGCGTCCAGCTACAGCGTCGACGAGGATGCCGGCACGGCGTCGATCGATGTGGTTCGCACCGGCGGCAGCGATGGGCGGATCAGTGTCAACTACGCCACCGGCGACGCGACGGCGGTGGCCGATAGCGACTACACGCCGATGTCCGGTGAGATCGTGTTAGCCGATGGCCAGACGCGGAAAACGATCGAGATCCCGATCCTGGATGACGCGACCGCCGAGGGCGACGAATCGTTCCACGTCGGTTTGATGACGCCGCTGCCGGCGGGCATCGACACGTACCTCAGGCAATCCGAAGACGACGCGAACGGGTTGCTGGGTGATGTCGTTTCCACGACCGTGACGATCCGGGCCAACGACGGTTCGTTCGGTGTCACCGGCATCCAGGAATCCTACCTGCCCGGCGAGGTCCTGCAGGCCAGGATCGCCGGGGTGACACTTGAGGAGGGGCAGGAGGTTCAGTGGCGGATCCGTCCGGCCGGGACCGACTTCTCGGGGACCGTGCTGAGCCGATTTGTCCCGGAGACCAACACCCCGGACGCCCGAGCCGGACTTCTGGACATGCAGCTGGACGCGTCTTTCGACGGGTACGAGTTGGTCGCTGCGGTCATGCAGGACTTCCAAGCGATCGCCACGACCAAGTGGGCGGGTCCGATCACGGTGTCCAACGCGGTCGAGCCGCTGTCGATCACCTACAACGGGCCGACTCCGTTCCGCATCGGTGAGACGGCGTCACTGGTCGCCACCGGTCGGGAGTTGGTCGAAGGGGAAAGCCTGAAGGTTGTCATCAACGCCTCGCTCGACCACTACGCCCTGTGGAGGTCGGCGCGCGGTTACGACCAGATCGATGCGCGCACGTTTGCCTTTGAACCACCCAGCAATAACCTCTACCCGCTGGCGTTGCAGGTGATCCGGGACGGTCTGGTTGTGGCTCAATCCGAGAGTTTTGAAGTCGACGCTGAACGAGTGGAGTTCTTCTTTGAAGGCATGCAGCCTGTCTACCGGGCGGGCCAGACGTTCAGTGCGATGATCACGGTCGATCCAGACCTGGGCGACAAGGTGACGTATTCGTGGGCGATGTACGACGACGACCAGAACCCGATGAAAGTCGCGCAAGGAGAAGCAGGCCGAACGTTCGAGATGCCGCTCACGGCCGACTTGGACGGGCAGCGGATGTACATCCAGGCCAGGGTGGCCTATGAAAGTGGCAACACGGCGCTCGTCGGCGGAGCCTATCCCTACCTGACGGTGATCGACAACGCGTCGGATCAGCTCTTTTTATTCAGCTCGCTGCCGGATCATTACCACCAGGGTTCCCCGGTGGACCTGCAACTGTTCGCCGATCCCGGATTGGGTGAGGGGGATTCGATCGCCTGGCAGTGGCGTTGGCCCGGCATGGACTGGGAGACGATGCCCGGGGCCGAAGGGTTGAACCATCAGCTGACCGCGGAGCAGGCGATGGATGGGCTTGAAGTGCGGGCCACATTAACGTTCGCGAATTCCAATTTTGATCCGATGGCCGCCGGTCCGGTCACGATCGAGATCGATGACCACGGCAGCGCTCCGTTGCAGCAGCCGACGGTCACCGGTGAGCTGTCGGTGATCGGCGACAATTTGGTCACGCTGACCCGCCAACTGCCGACCGATGTCGGCACGATTCTGACCAGCCACCTTTGGGAGCGCAAGGGCGCGGGTGAATCGACGTTTTCTCCGGTGGCGGGCCAGAGCGGCAGCACGCTGACGTTCGCGGCGACGATGGCCGATGACGGTGCGGAGTATCGCGTCTCCATCCTGAAGCCCGACGGAACGGTCGCCTACGGTCCGTCCCCCGCCGTGGTCCTCGATGTCACAACGGGTCCGCACCCGGCGGCGGTGGTGCCGTTCGCGTTGCCCGCAACCCTTTCGACCGCTCCGGCCGGACCGACCGGCGCGGCACTGGCGGATCTTGACGGTGACGGTGACGAGGACTTGCTCGTGCCGTCCTTCGGTTCGGTGGCGTGGCTGCCGTTGGATGCCGGAACGTTCGGTGCGTCGATCACCGTCGCGGCGGTTGGTGCGGATGAAGCCGTCGCGGGAGATCTGGATGGCGATGGTGACCTGGATGTGATCGTGGCCGAAACCGGTGTCGGGCTGGCTTGGTACCCCAACGACGGATCAGGTACATTCGGCAGCCGACACGTGATCGTAGATCTTCCCGGAGTGTCCCCGGGGACGCTGGGCGTGTCATTGGCCGATCTGGACGGAGACGGCGACCTGGATGCCGTGGCTAACAATCGGGAGCCGGGCGAGGTCACTTGGTATGCCAACGACGGTTCCGGTAACTTCGCCATGGCAGCAGCGCTGCCGTTTGACGTCCCTTACACGTTCGGCTTGGCTTTCGCGGACCTCGATGGAGACGGCGACCAAGACGTGGCGGCGGCCAATTTCCCACTCAACCAAATCCTCTGGGCTGCCAATGACGGCGACGGCAACTTTGGATTGACTCTAACGGTGACGTCGGAGCTGACCGGTCCGTTCAGCGTGATCGCTGTCGATTTGGATGGGGATTCCGACCTCGATCTGGTGTCGGCCTCGTATGACGACAAGGTCGCAGTGTACGAGAACGATGGCAGTGGCAACTTCGGCCCGCAACAGATCCTGACCACCGCCGTGCTGACTCCTTACCGCTTGACCGCCGAAGATTTGAACGGCGACGGCGGCGTCGATGTGATCGTTGGTAGCGGCGCCAACGGTGATGTCGTCTGGTTGCCGGGCAACGGGGCTGGGGAATTTGAAGCGGCGCGGACGATTGTTTCGACCGGCGGAACCGCCGTGATGGCCACGCCCGTGGTCGATCTGGATGGGGACGGAGACAAGGATGTGCTGGCCGCTGCGTACGCCACCGCAGTGATGAGCATCGAGAACCGGACCGGCGAATCGGCGACGGCCGTCTTCGCACCGGCGGCGGGGACCTATCGGACCGGTCAGTACGTGAACGTCGGCGTGTATTTCGGGTCGCCGGTCACGGTGACCGGATCGCCCTTCATTCCGGGCACGGTGGGCGGCAGCGCCGTTGAATTTGCCTACGTCGGCGGATCCGGCACCAACACGCTGACGTTCCGCTATGTCGTCCCCGCCGGCGCAGCCGACAGCGATGGGATCGAACTCGGAACATCGATCGATCCCAACGGCGGGACCCTTGTCGACGTCGTCGGCGAGGTGATCACCGGAAACGATTTGAATGTTCCGGCGACGGACCTGTCGGGCGTTCTGATCGACGGAGTCGCTCCGCTGGTGACGTCGATCACTCGCATCGACACCAACCCGACCGTCGCGCGTTCGGTCAGCTTCCGCGTTGAATTCGATCAGTCCGTCAGCGGTGTGGACACGACCGACTTTGACGTCACCGCCGACGGAGTGGCCGGCGCGAGCGTCACCGCAGTCGAGGGCAGCGGCACGACTTACGTGGTCACAGTCGGGACCGGCTTCGGATCGGGGACGATTCGTTTGGATGTCTTGTTACATGCAACCGTCACCAACGTTGGCGGAAATTCGCTCGGTTCCGGATTCACGGGCGGTCAGGTGTACACGCTCAATCGCCGACCGGAGCGAACGCTGTCAACCTTCTACACCGCGGGGCATGCCGATCTAGGCGTGAACTTTGTCGACGGTGGGTGGAAATTGAGTATCCACGCGGATGACCCCGAGGGCGATTACGCGACCGATGAAATCCTGACGATCGCCGGACCGAGTTCGGCGGAAACGGTCCCGAGTGGTTCGCAGTGGGATTTCCTGGGGTCAACCGACGGCACCGTGTTCGTCTTGCCCGCCTCGCCAACCGCGGATCTGCCCTTCCTAGGATTGGGTGCCGAAGAAACCACTCCTGGGACGTTTGCCGCGTACCTGGTCGACGACCCGCGTGTGGGCACGACCAGTCGTTGGATCAAACTCGATTTGATGGATGTCCGCGGTCCGGCTGGGGGCGAGTTTTCGATGTACTCGATCGGCAGCGAAGGCCCGCGCGTGTGGATGGCGTCGGCCGACGGGCTTGATGCGTTGGATTCGTATTGGCTGCGCGAGGGCAGCCACGATCACACCAACATGGCGTTCACCGAAGCTGGCTTCTACGAAATCGACGTGGTCGCGTCGGGCTTTCTGGACGCCAACGGAAACGGCACGCTGGACCCGGGCATGGATCCCTACACCGAAAGCGGCGTGACGACGTTGTACTTCCAAGTCAACGAATCGGGCGAGCCGACGCCGGTGACGCTGCCCGCCGAGGTTGAATCGATCGACGTTCAACTTGTGCCCGTGGCACTTCCTTCCGACGCTAGCCTCGCCGATCTGCCAGCCGGCATCGACTCGATTCCCGTCGGCGAGAGCTACTTCGTCGAAGTCTGGGTTCAAGACCGAAGCGGTCAGATCGGTGGCATCGCGGGCGGCCGCATCGACATTCAGTACACCACAGATTTGCTGGATGCGTTGCAGCTGACCAACGAGAGTTTTGATGTTCTGCAATCTGGCGAGATCGACGATGCGGCGGGTCTGATCGACGACTTTGGTGGCGGAACTCTGATCCAACAACAAGCACTCGCGCCGCAGTGGGCTCGCCTCGGCTATGTCGAGGTCGTCGCCACCAGTGCCGGGGATGCCGAGTACCGATTGCTGCCCGGCAGCCTGCAGTTCGCTACGTTCGGAGGCGGAAACGTCGGATTCGACGACGTGGATTTAAGTGACATCGCAACCGTCACCCACACCGAATCCTTGCAACTGGATTTCGCGGTCGTACGAGAACCATCGGCGACGCGCGGCGATGGCAGCACCGCTCGGGTTCCCGACTCGGTGTCGTATGTGCACGAATGGGAACCGTTCTACGTGGAAGTCTATCTGTCCAACGTCACGGAGATGGCTGGAGTAGAAACGATTGCATTCGATCTGAGCTACGACACATCGATCACAACCGCGATGAAGTTTAAACCGGGCCCGTCGTTCGAGTTTTCCAACGGTTTGCCGCTGTTGGACGACATCGCGGGTATGATTTCCAACATCCAGTTGATCGCGACGGACCCGGGGCTCGGGACGGAACCGGTGCTTGTCGGGCATGTGCTATTCAGTCCCACCGATTCGGACGACGTCGCGGTCGATGAAGCGGGCACGCAGATTCTTGGCCCCCAAGGGATCGGGTTGGCGGCATCGGCGGTTGCCGACGTCGCAGGTCAGGAAGTGAACGTGGTGGCGGGTGCAGCACCGCCAACGGCCATGTGGGCGGTGCCCTACGATGTCGACGACAGTGACAGCATCGACTTTGCGGACTTCGCCGTTTTTGCCGCAGCCTTCGGCCAAACCGTTGGAGATGCAGAACCACCGTTCGCACGCTGGGCTGACTTTGATGGCAGCGGACTGGTCGATTATGACGACCTGGCTTACTTCGACGCCAACCAGGGTTTGACCGTTGACGGCTTTGAAAGGTTGATGTTCAGCTCGGCGTACCCAACGCCTGAGTTCGATCTGCCACTGCCGTCACCGCCGCCGGAACTGACTCAAGCGACACTGGAAACGTTCTCCAGCTTCGGCCCCTTCAGCAACGGGAACGATGCCTACGACGTCGACAACAGCGGCGAGACGTCGCCCCGGGACGCTTTGCTGGTCATCAACGCTTTGGCGTCACAGACGAACGCACGTCCCTTTTTCTTGGACGTCAATGGCGATGGCCAGACGTCGCCGATGGACGCGTTGTGGGTGATCAACCGATTGAGCCGGCTTCAGTCCGAACGAGCCTCCGCAACGGACGAGGCGTTGAGCACGTTGGGCGTTTCGGCGATGTCTCTGACGTCCGAGTCTCTGATGTCCGAGGACAGCGAGGACGACGAGTTGATCGAACTGATCGCCGCCGATCAGCAACTTTTTTAG